In Microbacterium cremeum, a genomic segment contains:
- the mmsB gene encoding 3-hydroxyisobutyrate dehydrogenase — MRIAFLGLGHMGLPMAKNLAATGHEVVGFDVSPRAVETAREAGFSVADTGTDAAAAASVVFTMFQTGQQVLDAYGSVDGAPGLLKVANPGALFIDCSTIAVDEARQAHALAEAAGHRALDAPVSGGVVGAENATLAFMVGGSDEDFEAARPLLEAMGRRVVHCGGAGLGQAAKVCNNMILAVSQIAVAEAFVLGERLGLSHQALFDVASNASGQCWALTTNCPVPGPVPTSPANRDYQPGFAGALMNKDLGLAEHAIASTGVEARMGRLAREIYSRYADGPGASQDFSGIINTIRAESV; from the coding sequence ATGAGGATCGCATTCCTGGGGCTGGGCCACATGGGCCTGCCGATGGCGAAGAACCTGGCAGCGACGGGGCACGAGGTCGTCGGCTTCGACGTGTCGCCCCGAGCCGTCGAGACGGCGCGCGAGGCCGGGTTCTCGGTCGCCGATACGGGGACGGATGCCGCGGCTGCGGCATCCGTCGTCTTCACGATGTTCCAGACCGGGCAGCAGGTGCTCGACGCGTACGGGAGTGTCGACGGTGCCCCCGGACTGCTGAAGGTCGCGAACCCGGGCGCCCTGTTCATCGACTGCTCGACGATCGCGGTCGACGAGGCCCGACAGGCGCACGCGCTCGCCGAGGCCGCGGGCCATCGCGCTCTCGACGCCCCCGTGTCGGGCGGGGTCGTCGGCGCCGAGAACGCGACCCTCGCGTTCATGGTCGGCGGATCCGACGAGGACTTCGAGGCCGCGAGGCCGCTGCTCGAGGCGATGGGTCGCCGCGTGGTGCACTGCGGCGGTGCGGGCCTCGGTCAAGCGGCCAAGGTGTGCAACAACATGATCCTCGCGGTGTCGCAGATCGCCGTCGCCGAGGCGTTCGTGCTCGGCGAGCGGCTCGGGCTGTCGCACCAGGCGCTGTTCGACGTGGCGTCGAACGCGTCGGGGCAGTGCTGGGCGCTCACCACCAACTGCCCGGTGCCGGGGCCTGTGCCCACGAGTCCCGCCAACCGCGACTACCAGCCCGGGTTCGCCGGCGCGCTCATGAACAAAGACCTCGGGCTCGCCGAGCACGCCATCGCCTCGACCGGCGTCGAGGCGCGCATGGGTCGGCTCGCGCGCGAGATCTACAGCCGCTACGCCGACGGTCCCGGGGCCTCCCAGGACTTCTCGGGGATCATCAACACGATCCGCGCCGAGTCCGTATGA
- a CDS encoding DUF2254 domain-containing protein: MPDRRRDRWSPHQGRGWWARVSESIESRLWPLPLLTVFVAVGLGIVLPRVDLAVDASLPTAVHSAVFNGGAATARSVLSSIAGSLITATSLTFSLTVIALQLASSQASPRVLRLFARDRNVHVTLAAFLGTFAYSLTVLRSVRSGDDGASEFVPRIAVTVAFAMTVLSVILLVFFLAHLATQLRVETMLKEIHAETDRTIDLVGERNASAPEYRGEITEPLWRGVVVSESSGFITRLDVPALVASADDHDIVVEVDRDVGDNVVTGTPLAHWWPRRTDAGTSTGPIAAEVASAVKNAFSIRYERTAAEDIDFGVQQTVDIGLRALSPGVNDPTTAAHALGHLSAITARRLHNPTLPARLAGLHGQLSVVTSPSPRTDAIEAALTPLRHYGATHPAVVSRLLQAIAELHLLCADHDVEVALLAQLDALAEQLRSSTGDPVVVATQLVETSALRTRIAGAPTQ; this comes from the coding sequence ATGCCTGACCGTCGGCGCGACCGGTGGTCTCCGCATCAGGGCCGCGGGTGGTGGGCGCGGGTCTCGGAGTCGATCGAATCCCGGCTGTGGCCGCTACCCCTGCTCACCGTCTTCGTCGCCGTGGGCCTCGGGATCGTGCTCCCCCGCGTCGATCTCGCCGTCGACGCGAGCCTTCCGACGGCCGTGCACTCTGCCGTCTTCAACGGCGGCGCCGCTACAGCGCGCTCCGTCCTCTCGTCCATCGCGGGCTCGCTCATCACTGCGACCTCACTGACCTTCTCGCTCACCGTCATCGCTCTGCAGCTGGCCAGCAGTCAGGCGTCTCCGCGCGTCCTGCGGCTGTTCGCCCGCGACCGGAACGTCCACGTCACCCTCGCGGCCTTCCTCGGCACGTTCGCGTACTCGCTCACCGTCCTCAGGTCGGTGCGGTCCGGCGACGATGGCGCCTCGGAATTCGTGCCGCGGATCGCGGTCACGGTCGCCTTCGCGATGACGGTGCTGAGCGTCATCCTGCTCGTGTTCTTCCTCGCCCACCTGGCGACCCAGCTGCGCGTGGAGACGATGCTGAAAGAGATCCACGCCGAGACGGACCGCACGATCGACCTCGTCGGCGAGCGCAATGCGTCTGCGCCCGAGTACCGGGGCGAGATCACCGAACCCCTCTGGCGAGGCGTCGTGGTGTCCGAATCGAGCGGGTTCATCACACGCCTGGATGTTCCGGCCTTGGTCGCGTCCGCGGACGACCACGACATCGTGGTCGAGGTGGACCGCGACGTCGGCGACAACGTCGTCACCGGAACCCCCCTGGCGCACTGGTGGCCCCGGCGAACCGACGCTGGCACGAGCACCGGACCGATCGCGGCCGAGGTGGCATCCGCGGTGAAGAACGCCTTTTCGATCCGCTACGAGCGCACGGCTGCTGAAGACATCGACTTCGGCGTGCAGCAGACTGTCGACATCGGCCTGCGCGCCCTGTCGCCCGGGGTCAACGATCCGACCACGGCGGCGCACGCTCTCGGGCATCTGTCCGCCATCACGGCCCGTCGCCTTCACAATCCGACGTTGCCCGCCCGCCTCGCGGGGTTGCACGGGCAGCTCAGCGTCGTGACGTCGCCGTCCCCTCGCACCGACGCCATCGAGGCAGCGCTCACCCCGCTGCGCCACTACGGTGCCACGCACCCTGCCGTCGTATCTCGGCTTCTGCAGGCGATCGCCGAACTGCATCTGCTCTGCGCCGACCACGACGTCGAGGTCGCACTCCTGGCGCAGCTGGACGCGCTCGCCGAACAGCTGCGTTCGAGCACCGGCGACCCCGTCGTCGTCGCGACGCAGCTGGTCGAGACGTCTGCGCTGCGAACACGCATCGCCGGCGCACCGACACAGTGA
- a CDS encoding electron transfer flavoprotein subunit beta/FixA family protein produces the protein MKIVVLVKEVPDTYGDRKLSLETGLADRGASESVLDEIGERALEVALSYADANAGTEVVVLSMTPESASATVRKGLAMGASSAVQVADEGLLGADLGLTAEVLAAALRRIGYDLVIAGNQSTDGSGGVLPAMVAELLDVPAATYLNSVEISDAGVSGVRASDGATAQVSAPLPAVISITEALPDARFPNFKGIMAAKKKPFEVLTLDELDIDPHDSHASRSIVIGLSEKPPRQAGVKIVDEGDAGEKLAQFLIQNRLV, from the coding sequence ATGAAGATCGTCGTCCTGGTCAAGGAAGTCCCGGATACGTACGGGGATCGCAAGCTGTCGCTCGAGACGGGCCTGGCCGATCGCGGGGCGTCCGAGTCGGTGCTCGACGAGATCGGCGAGCGGGCGCTCGAGGTCGCGCTGTCGTACGCCGACGCGAATGCGGGCACCGAGGTCGTGGTGCTGTCGATGACGCCCGAGTCGGCGTCGGCGACGGTGCGCAAGGGGCTCGCGATGGGCGCGTCGTCGGCGGTGCAGGTGGCCGACGAGGGCCTGCTGGGCGCCGACCTGGGGCTGACGGCAGAGGTCCTCGCGGCCGCGCTGCGGCGGATCGGGTACGACCTGGTGATCGCGGGCAACCAGTCCACCGACGGGTCGGGCGGGGTGCTGCCGGCCATGGTGGCCGAGCTGCTGGATGTGCCGGCGGCGACCTACCTGAACAGCGTCGAGATCTCGGATGCCGGGGTCAGCGGTGTGCGCGCGTCCGACGGTGCGACCGCGCAGGTGTCGGCACCGCTTCCCGCGGTGATCTCGATCACCGAGGCGCTGCCGGATGCGCGGTTCCCGAACTTCAAGGGCATCATGGCGGCGAAGAAGAAGCCGTTCGAGGTGCTGACGCTCGACGAGCTGGACATCGACCCGCACGACTCCCACGCGTCGCGGTCGATCGTGATCGGGTTGAGCGAGAAGCCTCCGCGGCAGGCCGGCGTGAAGATCGTCGACGAGGGCGACGCGGGTGAGAAGCTCGCGCAGTTCCTGATCCAGAACCGGCTGGTGTGA
- a CDS encoding MarR family winged helix-turn-helix transcriptional regulator: protein MAATKRLPVDPIAEAKRQWIAHGWESAAGGMTAVTSIIRAQQLMFARIDGALKPFGLSFARYEMLRLLGFTREGRMPMASAIARLQVHPTSVTNTVDRLARDGLVSREPHPGDGRAAMLVLTDAGRELVERATSALNTEVFESPGLNETDTTELVRIIARLRKDAGDFTDPKPQPDPL from the coding sequence ATGGCTGCGACCAAGCGTCTTCCGGTGGATCCGATCGCCGAGGCGAAGCGCCAATGGATCGCTCACGGCTGGGAGTCCGCCGCCGGCGGCATGACCGCCGTGACCTCCATCATCCGCGCGCAGCAGCTCATGTTCGCGCGCATCGACGGCGCACTCAAGCCGTTCGGGCTGTCGTTCGCGCGGTACGAGATGCTGCGACTGCTGGGGTTCACGAGAGAAGGACGGATGCCGATGGCCAGTGCCATCGCGCGCCTGCAGGTGCATCCGACGAGCGTCACGAACACCGTCGACCGCCTGGCACGCGACGGGCTCGTCTCGCGCGAGCCGCATCCCGGCGACGGGCGCGCCGCGATGCTCGTGCTGACCGACGCCGGGCGCGAGCTCGTCGAGCGGGCGACGTCGGCGCTCAACACCGAGGTGTTCGAGAGCCCCGGCCTCAACGAGACCGACACGACCGAGCTCGTGCGCATCATCGCGCGGCTGCGCAAGGACGCGGGCGACTTCACCGACCCGAAGCCGCAGCCCGACCCCCTCTGA
- a CDS encoding acyl-CoA dehydrogenase family protein: MAEGAPVSTTITPLTPSLTTEERAAILDAVREFARTELEPHALEWDAKSIFPRDTLRLAGELGLGGVYVREDVGGSGLSRSDAVAIFEELAQGDPAIAAYISIHNMVAWMLDTYGTDAQRHEWLPRLTAMTDFGSYCLTEPGAGSDAAAITTSAIRVSDEQGGDEYVLTGVKQFISGAGEASVYIVMARTGEPGARGITAFLVPDGTPGLSFGSPEHKMGWNAQPTRQVILDEVRVPAANVLGGEGQGFKIAMSALDGGRINIAACSLGGAQWALDRALRYVHERFTFGEPLAEKQAVQFALADMATELRAARALVRDAAAALDGDGTGEKAADASMQCAMAKRFATDAGFSVANQALQLHGGYGYLHEYGIEKVVRDLRVHQILEGTNEIMRVIIGRQLLAQ; encoded by the coding sequence ATGGCTGAAGGAGCACCGGTGTCCACCACGATCACCCCCCTGACCCCGAGTCTGACCACCGAGGAGCGCGCCGCGATCCTCGACGCGGTGCGCGAATTCGCCCGCACCGAGCTGGAACCGCACGCGCTCGAGTGGGACGCGAAGTCGATCTTCCCGCGCGATACGCTGCGCCTCGCCGGCGAGCTCGGCCTCGGCGGCGTGTACGTCCGCGAGGACGTCGGCGGCTCGGGCCTCTCGCGCTCGGACGCCGTCGCGATCTTCGAGGAGCTCGCGCAGGGCGACCCTGCGATCGCCGCGTACATCTCGATCCACAACATGGTCGCGTGGATGCTCGACACCTACGGCACCGACGCCCAGCGCCACGAATGGCTGCCGCGCCTGACGGCGATGACCGACTTCGGCAGCTACTGCCTCACCGAGCCGGGCGCGGGTTCCGATGCCGCGGCGATCACCACGAGCGCGATCCGGGTTTCTGACGAACAGGGTGGCGACGAGTACGTGCTGACCGGCGTCAAGCAGTTCATCTCGGGCGCGGGCGAGGCATCCGTCTACATCGTCATGGCGCGCACCGGCGAGCCGGGCGCGCGCGGGATCACCGCGTTCCTGGTGCCCGACGGCACCCCGGGGCTGTCTTTCGGCTCGCCCGAGCACAAGATGGGCTGGAACGCGCAGCCCACCCGCCAGGTCATCCTCGACGAGGTGCGTGTGCCCGCCGCCAACGTGCTGGGCGGCGAAGGCCAGGGCTTCAAGATCGCGATGTCGGCGCTCGACGGCGGTCGCATCAACATCGCCGCATGCTCGCTCGGCGGGGCGCAGTGGGCGCTCGATCGCGCGCTGCGCTACGTGCACGAGCGGTTCACGTTCGGTGAGCCGCTGGCCGAGAAGCAGGCCGTACAGTTCGCGCTCGCCGACATGGCCACCGAGCTGCGTGCCGCGCGCGCACTGGTGCGGGATGCCGCGGCCGCCCTCGACGGAGACGGCACCGGCGAGAAGGCCGCCGACGCGAGCATGCAGTGCGCGATGGCCAAGCGCTTCGCCACCGACGCCGGGTTCTCGGTCGCGAACCAGGCGCTGCAGCTGCACGGCGGCTACGGGTACCTCCACGAGTACGGGATCGAGAAGGTGGTGCGCGATCTGCGCGTTCATCAGATCCTGGAGGGGACCAACGAGATCATGCGCGTGATCATCGGCCGACAGCTGCTCGCGCAGTGA
- a CDS encoding enoyl-CoA hydratase, translated as MTEFETILTETRGRVGWITLHRPEALNALNTQVMHEVVVAASAFDDDEGIGAIVVTGSERAFAAGADIKEMESKSGIDMLMGDHFGGWARFAAVRTPVIAAVSGYALGGGCELAMMCDIILAADTAKFGQPEINLGVIPGMGGSQRLIRAVGYYKAADLILTGRMMDAAEAERSGLVSRVVPAAELLDEAAKIAEAIASKSLPALYAAKSTLDAALETSLAEGLRLERHVFASLFDTADQKEGMAAFREKRTPDFENR; from the coding sequence ATGACCGAGTTCGAGACGATCCTCACCGAGACGCGAGGACGCGTCGGATGGATCACCCTCCACCGGCCGGAGGCGCTCAATGCGCTCAACACGCAGGTGATGCACGAAGTCGTGGTCGCGGCATCCGCCTTCGATGACGACGAGGGGATCGGCGCCATCGTGGTGACCGGCTCGGAGCGCGCGTTCGCGGCCGGCGCCGACATCAAGGAGATGGAGTCCAAGAGCGGCATCGACATGCTGATGGGCGACCACTTCGGCGGGTGGGCCCGGTTCGCGGCCGTGCGCACGCCCGTGATCGCGGCGGTGTCGGGGTACGCGCTCGGCGGCGGCTGCGAGTTGGCCATGATGTGCGACATCATCCTCGCCGCCGACACCGCGAAGTTCGGTCAGCCCGAGATCAACCTCGGCGTGATCCCGGGCATGGGCGGCTCGCAGCGGCTCATCCGCGCGGTCGGGTACTACAAGGCCGCCGACCTGATCCTCACGGGACGCATGATGGATGCCGCAGAAGCCGAGCGCTCGGGACTCGTGTCGCGCGTCGTGCCCGCCGCCGAGCTCCTCGACGAGGCGGCGAAGATCGCCGAGGCGATCGCGTCGAAGAGCCTGCCGGCGCTGTACGCGGCGAAGTCGACGCTCGACGCGGCGCTCGAGACGTCGCTCGCCGAGGGACTTCGCCTCGAGCGGCACGTGTTCGCGAGCCTCTTCGACACCGCCGACCAGAAAGAGGGCATGGCCGCGTTCCGCGAGAAGCGCACCCCGGACTTCGAGAATCGCTGA